The following is a genomic window from Amblyraja radiata isolate CabotCenter1 chromosome 13, sAmbRad1.1.pri, whole genome shotgun sequence.
TGAAGATGTACAAGGAATTAATgaaagtctgaagatggatcctgaCCCGGAAcatccatggatgctgcccgacccgctgatttATCCCAGCAAGTTGTGTCTTTAGTTGGTAAACTAATATCTGCCGTTCCTTGCATTAATTCCAGTTATAATATATGCATCTATAGATGCGGGCGCCTTCGTACAGTCCTGCTCTCAATGGCATTCTCTATTCAAACGGAACCAATTACTTAATTGGATGAAAGTCACACAACTAACGCTTCTATGTTGTCCTCTTCGCCACCGACCATATAGTATTTGCATGATGTAGTCTTGGGCGAAATATTACATTGGTATTGTTTATTCAAAAGTATGCCAGACACAGTtaaactttgaaagaaaagtggtgACGATTACTATTATTTTCTCTCGTTGCACGTTGTTGCTAGAATCTTTGATTGTTTCGAATTGTCGCTAAACTCGAGGAACTTAGAAATAAATTCTAAGAATCGGCTATCCACGCCCCTAATATAAAATTTGTTTGTTTATAATTCCAATTAAAAGTAGTTATAATAATTGGGAGATCGGGGATTGAATTACTCTTGTTAAacgctatgtttaagaaagaactgcagatgctgggaaaatgctccacagatgctgcctcagccgctgagtttctctaacatttttgtctaccttgtcaaACGCTAGGCATTTTGGTCCCAATGAGTATATCGGCAACTAGGCACAACTTGAACTAGTCCGCTGCCCCCTGAACTTGTCCCGTTACATCAACCGGAATTTGTGTTGGTGTCACTGTAACCATCCCTTTCCCAGGTATTTTCCACTGCACCAGCAGGAGATTTAACATATGTCCCTATATCGCCTccatcacatccatccagggattcCGGGTATGTTGTTTATGTACATTAGTTACCTCAACTTGGAGCCGTCAATGTTCTTGCCGTTACCCAAGCGGAACATCCGAAAATACGCTCCCAAACATCTCTGaaatctacatcatcgtctatatctctcgtttccctttcccgtgactttcagtctgaacaagggtctcgacccaaaccctttctccagagatgctgcctgtcccactgactgagttactccagctttttgcgtctatcttctgaAATTCTTCGCATTGGATCACATTCCACAGTTAAATGAACAAAGAACATCAGGAGACTCGCCGTTGAACATAGCatgattcagggctgctggtaatacAAAGAGGTTCCTCTGTAGCAAGTGTCcaaacgcggtgtccacgggaatGTGTTGAATGACGTGAAGTTGTTGCACTTGCACGGACTGGTGAAAAAAACTCAGTGACAGtaaaatatacaaagtgctggagtagctcagctcaccaggcagtatctctagtaaacatggataggttaggttgCGATTCGGGTCGGTATTCTTCTTTAGATCCTTCTTGAGATTGAAgaggtgtcctgacccgaaacttcacctatccatgttctacagagatgtcccctacccgctgagttactccaacactccgtgtattattttgtaaaccagcacccgcaGTTCTTGTGCTCATATCCCACTGACAGTAAAGGCGCTCTATACCGCGTAGCTTTTTCGAAAGTGACAGCGAGGTTTCCTGCTCTGTATAATTAACCAACCCGTTCACGGACCGCTTTGTTCTTGATTATATCGCATGATACAACTCTTGTTGCTCGACAATTTAAACCGAAGCACTTTAACTACAACACCCCAATTTGAAGAAATCTAATTTCTCTCgaaacggtagagttgttgcttaaCAATTTCATTTTCCTCTCTAAATGTATTTCTTTTAGCAGCCGCTGCCATAAACGGGAAGCAAAAACAGACTGCACAGTAGAAACGTAAATAATTCATGACTTCTTCCGCGTAAAAATGCTCGCAGTGCTTTCAGGTAATGATTTGGTAATGATTCATCCAACTGTTCTCCAGAAACATTCACATTTACCAGTGTAATAAAAATGCATCTGTTTCCCATCCCAGCGCTCCATTTACTGACACTCAGCGGCACAGAAATCTCAGCCCGACCCGATACAGTCATTGATGCCGTCGTTGGACAAGATGTTCACTTCCCTGTGGATAATCGGTGTGAAGATCAAAGTTATGTAGCATTTCATTTACTTTCCCCGGTTGTTACTAAACTTGCTTCACTTGTAAATAACATATCCGGGATCCTTCACCCAGTGTACGCAGACAGACTGCATTGGGACGCGAGTGGATCACTGGTGCTGTCCAATGTGCAGGTCAATGACAGTAAAAGATATGGGATCCAAATCGACTGCACCAGCCAAAAACGAACAACCCATGGTAAAAGGACCTTCGATGTGTATGTGTTTGGTAGGTAACTGATGGGGGAGATGGCACAGCTGGTGGGCAGATTGCCGGGAATACCAGGGGCTGTAGAGAGGGTCGGGGACCGGGAGAAGCACAGGAGGGTGGACCAGGCTGCGGACTCCAGTTGCTGGGGGCGGGCGGAGGGCTGAGTGATGGGGTCTCAGGGTAATGTTGACACGCGGATGAGGAATGAGTActaggagggagggaggtgacgGAGAGGGGGAGCCGATGGAAAGGCCAGGAGAGGCGACCGAAGCCAGGTTGAGGGAAGAACCCCAacctgtggggagggggagacagtggggagagatggggcaggacaagGGGTGGAGATACGGAATGGGActggagagggagagtgaaggaCTACTGAGGGAGCGGTGGTGGGAGGGGAGCGAGTGAGATAAGCAGAGGGTTCTGGGGATGCAACAGAGGGGAAGGAGAACAGTGGTTGGGCTTGAGGGCCAAATAAAAGGAGATACAATTATGGATGTAGACAGGTCACATCTAAATATGAGCAGCTTCCAAGGAGGTGGAATGGAAGATGCCTGTGCCTGAATCCATTAAGATGGGAGTGGTGGCTCACAGCAGATACCACACGGCCTGCTAGAGTGAAGACCTCGTACAAGGACACTGGGTCCAGGACTGTTGGAGTCTAGACTGTGCTGTCTGGATTTACACAATCAATCATGGGCACACAAAATCACCACCCCTCAGACTATCTGAAGagatgtcccaacccaaaacatcaccggtcCATGTTCTTGGATGACTCTACCTGATCTTTTATGTCAAGTCTTCTTCTTACCCCTGTTAATGATTACAGTCATCTACTGATGAATAAGACTCCACATTTGTAAACTCAGTATGCCAATGCCAATGCAAAATGCCAATGCAAAACGTTCAGTACTAATCATAACTTTACTCAATAATCATTCAGCTATTAGTCAATTAAAGCTTACCATTCCCATTTATGTTTAGAGCATAGTAAATTGTAATTCAttttttagccaagtatgtaaacgtacaaggaatttgatttgccaacagtcgtaCAAAAAATCAACAGGATACATAGCCGTATCAAAAATTAAACATaaacttaaacagccaccacaatggagtgtgagaatccccagggcacacacgctctttcaccgtgatgtgaccagagttgtaccgaccgctgtcactctcccTGCAGTCTCTGTCCGCCCAAACAGTCAGAAAGCCATCTACATTCGCACGAGACTCTGGGAAGTCCTCATGGAGCCATGACCCAcaaaacaccgagatcactgcactcactccgagtcctcaccagtgcaggcagcacgtccttattgtttttcagtgacctcacattccccactgtgatggaaggcagataacatataccttctttcctccttttctcccgtggtcggcgcAATGAAAACTTCCtcagtcggggcaatcgaagctcccgcagtcagTGATCGAAGCTCTTGCAttggggcaatcgaagctcccttGATCGGGCCGGTCAAAGCTCAAGCAGTTGGAGCTCCTGCAGTCAATTCCTAACAAAGGGacgccagcccccccccccccccccccacgtaatacaaaaactaaaggtacactaaaaacatacaagtaaacacAGATCAAAACAACAAAAGATGACAAGCTGTTGGCGCGGATGTCATGttcaatctcccaacctacctcattgtggacattggagttATTTAATGGAACTTGTCAAGGCTTGAATGTATTCATGTTGTGTATTTTCTGATTTAATTAAGTAGCCTGCAAACAAAAGCATGTACAAAAGTATcttagtacatgtgataataataaaccaaatcaAAAATCAAAGATGAGGAGCAGGGTATCACTGAGAGGAAACAACAGAATTCTATACTTAATCCTGTGTGTTAGATGCCAGAAGTGCCGTCAGCCTCACAGAGAAATGCTGGTGAACAGAGGTTTGGTGTTACTACATCCACAGATCCTGGGCTACCAGAGATGTCTGCTCATTTCTGGATTCTAATAAATAATTTCTTTTTAGGCAGTTAATAAAATGCTAACATTCAGGAAATAACTAAGTCTCCTCATTCTTCTTCCAACTACTGTATCCATTTCAGAGGCAGTTTCAAAGCCGGTGATAACAAAAACTGGGAATTGTTCAACTCCGAATATTACTCTGAGATGCTATGTCTCCAATGGAACAAATGTTACAATCTGCTGGGAAATTCACTCCTTGTTCAATAGCGTAAACACAACCTGCAATGGGCCAGAGCTGGTGATACACCATATGAAAGAAGGAGAACAACATAGATGCATAGCAAAGAACCGAGTCAGCAATGCCAGTAGTGAACCAACAATCATAGAACCATGTAATGGAAATGTTTATAAAAGTAAGTATAAAATCTATTCATACTGCAGCATTTGACACTTCATGAATGGTCTTCCTCCATGGATGTGAAC
Proteins encoded in this region:
- the LOC116979677 gene encoding hepatocyte cell adhesion molecule-like isoform X2, with amino-acid sequence MLAVLSALHLLTLSGTEISARPDTVIDAVVGQDVHFPVDNRCEDQSYVAFHLLSPVVTKLASLVNNISGILHPVYADRLHWDASGSLVLSNVQVNDSKRYGIQIDCTSQKRTTHGKRTFDVYVFEAVSKPVITKTGNCSTPNITLRCYVSNGTNVTICWEIHSLFNSVNTTCNGPELVIHHMKEGEQHRCIAKNRVSNASSEPTIIEPCNGNVYKNKNLRWLLASPVFLLILVVIIFSKHKMKHAVNNKRHNRSIQRSEEKMFSVQHELIEPTYVTMVDSR
- the LOC116979677 gene encoding hepatocyte cell adhesion molecule-like isoform X1, translating into MHLFPIPALHLLTLSGTEISARPDTVIDAVVGQDVHFPVDNRCEDQSYVAFHLLSPVVTKLASLVNNISGILHPVYADRLHWDASGSLVLSNVQVNDSKRYGIQIDCTSQKRTTHGKRTFDVYVFEAVSKPVITKTGNCSTPNITLRCYVSNGTNVTICWEIHSLFNSVNTTCNGPELVIHHMKEGEQHRCIAKNRVSNASSEPTIIEPCNGNVYKNKNLRWLLASPVFLLILVVIIFSKHKMKHAVNNKRHNRSIQRSEEKMFSVQHELIEPTYVTMVDSR